In a genomic window of Desulforegulaceae bacterium:
- a CDS encoding NifB/NifX family molybdenum-iron cluster-binding protein, with amino-acid sequence MENGRIAVPSNGSGGLDGQRAGHFGHCDVFTFIDVENGEIKNVSTVENLPHDQGGCMVPVNLLAGHKVTALIVGGIGMRPLMGFKQVGIDVFHDDLRAEIRPVVEDLIKGKLSLITDNQVCGGGGGH; translated from the coding sequence ATGGAAAACGGAAGAATTGCTGTTCCTTCAAACGGAAGCGGCGGACTTGACGGACAAAGAGCCGGACATTTCGGACATTGTGATGTGTTTACTTTTATTGACGTTGAAAACGGCGAAATAAAAAATGTATCTACAGTAGAAAATTTACCCCATGATCAAGGCGGATGTATGGTTCCTGTAAATCTTCTTGCAGGACATAAGGTAACAGCTCTTATTGTAGGAGGAATTGGAATGAGACCTTTGATGGGATTTAAGCAGGTTGGAATTGATGTGTTTCATGACGATCTAAGAGCTGAAATCAGACCTGTGGTAGAAGATCTAATTAAAGGTAAGCTTTCCTTAATCACAGACAATCAGGTCTGCGGAGGCGGCGGAGGCCATTAA
- a CDS encoding alpha/beta hydrolase, producing MKETIVFIHGMWGRGLLLENVKEFFEKKGYNCISFDLPGHNPNSDKDLKVEDYGFNDFVDYSAEIIKNLDSKPIVMGHSMGGLIAHKLAEKGLAKKAVLITPATQRGVFNLSLSAIKGFLPVVLIPLFWKKPLEPRRKIFDHIFNEIPEKERDVFFPYLVPESGKAFFEISIWAADLNKSTKIDNSKINCPVFQIAGKKDTIISSKVLKKQAKLISKYVSDFKFKIYENHGHGIIWEIGWEDVCQDIYDWINQ from the coding sequence ATGAAAGAAACCATTGTTTTTATTCATGGGATGTGGGGAAGAGGTCTTCTTTTGGAAAATGTAAAAGAATTTTTTGAAAAAAAAGGGTATAATTGCATTTCTTTTGATCTTCCAGGACATAATCCCAATTCAGATAAAGATTTAAAAGTAGAAGATTACGGGTTTAATGATTTTGTTGATTATTCAGCAGAAATAATAAAAAATCTTGATTCAAAACCAATTGTTATGGGACATTCCATGGGAGGATTGATCGCCCATAAACTTGCAGAAAAAGGACTTGCTAAAAAAGCTGTTCTTATAACTCCAGCAACCCAAAGAGGAGTATTTAATCTTTCTTTAAGTGCTATAAAAGGATTTCTTCCTGTGGTTCTGATTCCTTTATTTTGGAAAAAACCCCTTGAACCCAGAAGAAAAATTTTTGACCATATATTTAATGAAATTCCTGAAAAAGAAAGAGACGTTTTTTTCCCTTATCTTGTTCCTGAGTCTGGAAAAGCTTTTTTTGAAATCAGTATTTGGGCTGCAGACCTAAACAAATCAACTAAAATTGACAATTCAAAAATCAATTGCCCTGTTTTTCAAATTGCAGGTAAAAAAGACACAATTATTTCATCCAAAGTTTTAAAAAAACAGGCAAAACTTATTTCAAAATATGTTTCTGATTTTAAATTTAAAATATATGAAAATCACGGACACGGAATTATCTGGGAAATTGGCTGGGAAGATGTTTGCCAAGATATTTACGATTGGATAAATCAATAA
- a CDS encoding peptidylprolyl isomerase translates to MARAKARHILVATEKECNDLKKKIENGGDFTKLAKKHSKCPSGAQGGFLGEFGRGEMVPEFDKVVFTAEEGVVQGPVKTDFGYHLLEVISRTD, encoded by the coding sequence ATGGCAAGAGCTAAAGCAAGACACATACTGGTTGCAACTGAAAAAGAATGTAATGATCTTAAGAAAAAAATTGAAAACGGCGGTGATTTTACAAAGCTTGCAAAAAAACACTCCAAATGCCCATCTGGAGCTCAAGGCGGTTTTCTTGGGGAATTTGGTAGAGGAGAAATGGTTCCTGAATTTGACAAGGTTGTTTTTACAGCCGAAGAAGGAGTTGTTCAAGGTCCTGTAAAAACAGATTTTGGTTATCATCTTCTTGAAGTTATCAGTAGAACAGACTAA
- a CDS encoding beta-ketoacyl-ACP synthase III, which produces MRRSIIKGTGRYIPPHLVTNDDLAKIIDTSDEWIQQRTGIKQRYWIEPGSVTGASDLGLEASKKAMDKAGWKPEDIDLIIFATLSPDIFFPGSGVFLQKKLGLNSTPALDIRQQCTGFLYGITIADAYIKSGIADKVLVVGAEVHSTGLDKTNRGRDVTVIFGDGAGAACIEAFESDEEIGILGHSLHADGNYAESLMLELPASRYSPERLTKEMMVDGREYPKMDGSRIFKLAVRKLPEVTYEVLEKTGYKLEDVDMIIPHQANLRINEFYLQKLGLPPEKMFNNIQKYGNTTAGSVPIALDEAIELGKIDDSKDLVLMSALGAGLTWGAVLYKFG; this is translated from the coding sequence ATGAGACGATCCATTATAAAAGGTACTGGCAGGTATATTCCCCCCCATTTGGTAACCAATGATGATTTAGCAAAAATTATTGATACCTCAGATGAATGGATTCAGCAAAGAACAGGGATTAAGCAAAGATACTGGATTGAACCAGGAAGTGTTACAGGAGCATCAGACCTTGGGCTTGAAGCTTCAAAAAAAGCAATGGACAAAGCAGGGTGGAAGCCCGAAGATATTGACCTTATAATTTTTGCAACCCTAAGCCCTGATATTTTCTTTCCTGGATCAGGAGTTTTTCTTCAGAAAAAACTTGGTTTAAACTCAACTCCAGCTCTTGATATAAGACAGCAATGCACAGGCTTTCTCTATGGGATAACAATAGCTGATGCATATATAAAATCCGGAATAGCAGACAAAGTTTTAGTTGTAGGCGCAGAAGTTCATTCAACTGGACTTGATAAAACAAACAGAGGAAGAGATGTTACTGTTATTTTTGGTGACGGAGCAGGAGCAGCCTGTATTGAAGCATTTGAATCAGATGAAGAAATCGGAATTTTAGGACATTCGCTCCACGCGGATGGTAATTATGCAGAAAGCCTTATGCTTGAACTGCCTGCTTCAAGATATTCTCCTGAAAGACTTACAAAGGAAATGATGGTTGATGGAAGAGAATATCCAAAAATGGATGGTTCACGAATATTTAAGCTTGCAGTAAGAAAACTTCCTGAAGTAACCTATGAAGTCCTTGAAAAAACAGGATACAAACTTGAAGACGTTGATATGATAATTCCCCACCAGGCAAATTTAAGAATCAATGAGTTTTATCTTCAAAAACTTGGTCTTCCCCCTGAAAAAATGTTCAATAATATTCAAAAATACGGAAATACAACTGCTGGAAGTGTTCCAATTGCACTTGATGAAGCTATTGAGCTTGGTAAAATTGATGATTCAAAGGATCTTGTTCTTATGTCTGCTCTTGGAGCTGGACTTACCTGGGGTGCTGTACTTTACAAATTTGGTTAA
- a CDS encoding glucose-6-phosphate isomerase, with the protein MKPHSLDSKLFRHSFNFFDSGINLTALLSENNRFKDFSSKGAEVFLDYSRQLIDSKGFELLIELAKTKKIAEKFKSMAEGEIVNKTEKRPALHTLCRAEKSNHPLFKEIIRVKTQIKEFSNKIHRGEILSSTGKKFENICVIGIGGSNLGTEFVVKALSYKKQNLNPFFIASCDPCEIESVKSSIDFETTLFVIISKSYTTREVMINEDLINYELKQLNLNPKEHIVRVTSKNSPGDLSEFEVFHMFDSIGGRYSVSSAVGGLPISLVYGFDVFEEFLKGMNQMDEHCLNSDLKDNLALISALIDIWNFVYLDFSVLGIIPYSFQLEKLPAHVQQLYMESNGKSLSEDNESLNHNTSMVIFGDTGTKSQHSFFQLFHQGRTIPLEFIGVLSPPCKNFHKYENILNNDELFANLLAQADALAFGRNSDEPEKICKGNRPSSILTINDLSPLTIGKLVSFYEARTVMAGFLWEINPFDQFGVETGKILANEKRNTIKNALNNNIFPEKTQRDNYYMKALSKRKNL; encoded by the coding sequence ATGAAACCCCATTCTCTTGATTCAAAATTATTCAGACATTCCTTCAATTTTTTTGATTCCGGGATTAACTTAACTGCTCTTCTTTCTGAAAACAACAGGTTTAAAGATTTTTCATCTAAAGGTGCTGAAGTTTTTTTAGATTATTCAAGGCAACTGATAGATTCAAAGGGTTTTGAGCTTTTAATTGAGCTTGCAAAAACAAAAAAGATAGCTGAAAAATTTAAATCCATGGCTGAGGGTGAAATCGTAAATAAAACAGAAAAAAGGCCTGCACTTCATACTCTTTGCCGGGCTGAAAAATCAAACCACCCTCTTTTTAAAGAAATTATAAGGGTTAAAACTCAGATAAAAGAATTTTCAAACAAAATTCATAGGGGAGAAATTCTTTCATCAACTGGAAAAAAGTTTGAAAATATTTGTGTAATCGGAATTGGAGGCTCAAATCTTGGAACAGAATTTGTTGTTAAAGCCCTTTCCTACAAAAAACAAAATCTTAATCCATTTTTTATTGCCAGCTGTGATCCTTGCGAAATTGAAAGCGTTAAGTCTTCCATTGATTTTGAAACAACACTTTTTGTAATTATTTCAAAATCATATACTACAAGAGAAGTAATGATTAATGAAGATTTGATAAATTATGAGCTTAAACAATTAAATCTTAATCCAAAAGAACATATTGTACGGGTAACATCAAAAAATAGTCCTGGAGATTTATCTGAATTTGAAGTTTTTCATATGTTTGATTCAATTGGGGGAAGATATAGTGTTTCATCTGCTGTTGGAGGTCTTCCAATTTCCCTTGTTTATGGATTTGATGTGTTTGAAGAGTTTCTTAAGGGAATGAATCAAATGGATGAGCATTGTTTAAATTCAGATTTAAAAGACAATCTTGCTCTTATTTCCGCACTTATTGATATTTGGAATTTTGTATATCTTGATTTTTCAGTGCTTGGAATAATTCCCTATTCTTTTCAGCTTGAAAAACTGCCTGCACATGTTCAGCAACTTTATATGGAAAGTAACGGAAAATCATTATCTGAGGATAATGAAAGCCTTAATCACAATACCTCAATGGTGATTTTTGGAGACACAGGCACAAAATCTCAACATTCATTTTTTCAGCTTTTTCATCAGGGAAGAACCATACCTTTAGAATTTATAGGAGTTCTTTCTCCTCCCTGCAAAAATTTCCATAAATATGAAAACATTTTGAATAATGATGAACTTTTTGCAAATCTTCTTGCCCAGGCCGATGCCCTTGCTTTTGGAAGAAATTCAGATGAACCAGAAAAAATATGCAAAGGAAACAGACCAAGTTCTATTTTAACAATAAATGATTTAAGTCCTTTGACAATTGGAAAGCTTGTTTCATTTTATGAGGCAAGAACCGTAATGGCAGGTTTTTTGTGGGAAATAAACCCTTTTGATCAATTTGGAGTTGAAACAGGAAAAATCCTTGCCAATGAAAAAAGAAATACTATAAAGAACGCATTAAACAATAATATTTTTCCAGAAAAAACTCAAAGAGACAATTATTATATGAAAGCTTTGTCAAAACGCAAAAATTTATAA
- a CDS encoding protein GlmU yields MNKIINKLIDKGVLIENPSSVFIDETIDINNIEPGVKLNQGTRLYGKNTYISKGCIVSKEGPAVIENCVADKDCVFGSGYFNGSVFLSKSKSGTNSHVRKGCILEEKSSIAHTCGIKQTIIFPYATLGSLINFCDCMLTGGTSPKNHSEVGSSFIHFNFTPNQDKATPSLLGNVYEGVFLNKSPIFLGGQGGMVGPLRLEFGCTSAAGTILRRDVLKENRLIFENIHKNININQTSMIYLSINKIIKNNLFYMANLIALKNWYIFVRTNYLNPKINEFAINTIDSAIEERTKQLKKLSDKVELGLKILKKDGKNSKLVELKENFCKNTNTIFDLIIGFSENKNLFSKGRDDFLNEFEKENNGLNYLEKIHSLEENTVKSGVLWLNQIVVDFNEKMSEILNKFDLGK; encoded by the coding sequence ATGAATAAGATCATAAATAAACTCATTGATAAAGGGGTGTTGATAGAAAACCCCAGCTCCGTTTTTATAGATGAAACTATTGATATAAACAATATTGAGCCAGGGGTTAAATTAAACCAGGGAACAAGATTGTATGGAAAAAACACTTATATTTCAAAAGGATGTATTGTTAGTAAAGAAGGTCCTGCTGTAATTGAAAATTGTGTTGCAGATAAAGATTGTGTTTTTGGTTCAGGATATTTTAATGGTTCTGTTTTTTTATCTAAATCAAAATCAGGAACAAATTCCCATGTAAGAAAAGGCTGTATACTTGAAGAAAAATCATCAATTGCCCATACCTGCGGAATTAAACAAACCATAATTTTCCCCTATGCCACTCTTGGAAGCTTGATAAATTTTTGTGACTGCATGCTTACAGGAGGAACTTCACCAAAAAACCACAGCGAAGTTGGAAGTTCTTTTATTCATTTTAATTTTACTCCAAATCAAGATAAAGCAACCCCTTCTTTATTAGGAAATGTTTATGAGGGTGTTTTTTTAAATAAATCCCCTATTTTTCTTGGAGGCCAGGGCGGAATGGTTGGTCCTTTAAGGCTTGAATTTGGGTGCACAAGTGCTGCTGGAACTATTTTAAGAAGAGATGTTCTAAAAGAAAACAGGCTTATATTTGAAAATATTCACAAAAATATAAATATAAACCAAACATCTATGATTTATCTTTCCATTAATAAAATTATAAAAAACAATTTATTTTATATGGCAAACCTTATTGCCCTTAAAAACTGGTATATTTTTGTAAGAACAAATTATCTTAATCCTAAAATCAATGAGTTCGCCATTAATACAATAGATTCTGCCATTGAAGAAAGAACCAAACAATTGAAAAAACTCTCAGATAAGGTTGAGTTAGGGTTAAAAATTTTAAAAAAAGATGGTAAAAATTCAAAACTTGTTGAATTAAAGGAAAATTTTTGTAAGAACACAAACACAATCTTTGACTTAATCATTGGTTTTTCTGAAAACAAAAATCTTTTTTCAAAAGGGCGTGATGATTTTTTAAACGAATTTGAAAAGGAGAATAATGGTCTCAATTATTTGGAAAAAATTCATTCTCTTGAAGAAAATACTGTAAAATCAGGTGTTTTATGGCTTAATCAGATAGTTGTTGATTTTAATGAAAAAATGTCAGAAATTTTAAACAAATTTGATCTGGGAAAATAA
- the glmM gene encoding phosphoglucosamine mutase, whose amino-acid sequence MRKLFGTDGIRGKANSYPMIPELVLRIAKASSLYFYESGRIKSKKIIIAKDTRASGYMLESALCAGFTSMGLDVELAGVLPTPALSYVTANSDADFSVMISASHNPYQDNGIKFFKGSGKKFTDKEQNEITEIYYSKKFKDFETEPGKVFNNHKKYIKTYKSLFDDFYKKGNILSGLNIVVDTSNGACYEIAPEILEELGASVITINNTPNGFNINKNCGSEHTEELSRAVIENKADFGLAFDGDGDRLIAVDNNGEKTTGDQILAIASESFNEKKIVATIMSNLGFKKFCEEKKISLIMTKVGDRYVYESMIKENANLGGEDSGHLIFLKYQNTGDGLLSGVILSEIIKNSNKPLSELKKIITIYPQKLVNIEVNEKVPVENIPEIKNAINTIEKRLDKTGRVLVRYSGTQNMLRIMCEASTMELAEKSCEFIEKAVRNTIAL is encoded by the coding sequence ATGAGAAAATTGTTTGGTACGGATGGAATAAGAGGAAAAGCAAATAGTTACCCAATGATTCCAGAGCTTGTTTTAAGAATTGCTAAGGCAAGTTCCTTATACTTTTATGAATCAGGCAGAATAAAATCTAAAAAAATAATTATAGCAAAAGATACAAGAGCTTCAGGATATATGCTTGAATCAGCTCTTTGTGCAGGTTTTACCTCCATGGGATTGGATGTTGAGCTGGCTGGAGTTTTACCAACTCCTGCATTGTCCTATGTAACAGCAAACTCCGATGCTGATTTTTCTGTGATGATTTCGGCTTCACATAATCCATATCAGGATAATGGAATAAAGTTTTTCAAAGGAAGCGGAAAAAAATTCACAGATAAAGAACAAAATGAAATTACTGAAATTTATTATTCAAAAAAATTTAAAGATTTTGAAACTGAACCTGGAAAAGTTTTTAATAACCATAAAAAATATATAAAAACCTATAAAAGCCTTTTTGATGACTTTTACAAAAAGGGAAATATCCTTTCAGGCTTAAATATTGTAGTTGATACATCAAACGGAGCCTGCTACGAAATTGCTCCTGAAATTTTAGAAGAACTTGGAGCCTCAGTAATAACAATAAATAATACTCCCAATGGATTTAATATAAACAAAAATTGTGGTTCAGAACACACAGAAGAACTAAGCCGGGCTGTAATTGAAAACAAAGCTGATTTTGGGCTTGCTTTTGACGGTGATGGAGACAGGCTTATTGCAGTAGACAACAATGGAGAAAAAACCACAGGGGACCAAATTCTTGCCATTGCTTCAGAGTCTTTTAATGAAAAAAAGATTGTTGCAACTATAATGTCCAATCTTGGTTTTAAAAAATTTTGTGAAGAAAAAAAGATTTCACTGATAATGACCAAAGTTGGGGACAGATATGTTTATGAGTCCATGATTAAAGAAAATGCAAATCTTGGAGGTGAAGACTCTGGACATTTAATCTTTTTGAAGTACCAAAATACCGGAGATGGGCTTTTATCCGGAGTTATTCTTTCTGAAATAATTAAAAATTCAAACAAACCATTATCTGAGCTTAAAAAAATAATTACAATTTATCCTCAAAAACTTGTTAATATTGAAGTAAATGAAAAAGTACCTGTTGAAAATATTCCTGAAATCAAAAATGCCATAAATACAATTGAGAAAAGACTTGATAAAACGGGGAGGGTGCTTGTCAGATATTCTGGAACCCAGAATATGCTTAGAATTATGTGTGAGGCAAGCACAATGGAATTAGCTGAAAAATCCTGTGAGTTTATAGAAAAAGCGGTTAGAAACACTATTGCATTATAA
- a CDS encoding Bax inhibitor-1/YccA family protein, with translation MDRVSFQETSQVRVNSFLQSVYNWMAIGLALTAVFAYIFSEIIFLPPALFFVLAIGQLGIVFYLSARISKLEASTATSLFMFYAALNGVTLGWIVSAYTTASVAAAFIVCSATFAVTSVFGMVTKKDLTGVGNFMMMGLIGIIIASIVNIFLASSTIFWIVNYVGVIVFVGLTAYDTQKIKEMALSQPADLDNSAIRKGAILGALTLYLDFINLFIMMLRIMGDRE, from the coding sequence ATGGATAGAGTTTCTTTTCAGGAAACTTCTCAAGTAAGAGTAAACAGTTTTCTTCAAAGCGTATACAACTGGATGGCTATAGGCTTAGCGCTGACAGCGGTTTTTGCCTACATCTTTTCAGAGATAATATTTCTTCCACCGGCATTGTTTTTTGTTTTAGCCATTGGTCAACTGGGAATTGTATTTTATCTAAGTGCAAGAATCAGCAAGCTTGAGGCTTCTACGGCCACTTCACTTTTTATGTTTTACGCTGCTTTAAACGGGGTTACTCTTGGCTGGATCGTATCAGCATACACAACTGCTTCAGTTGCAGCTGCTTTTATTGTATGTTCAGCAACCTTTGCAGTAACAAGTGTATTTGGAATGGTTACCAAAAAAGATTTAACAGGAGTTGGAAACTTTATGATGATGGGCCTTATAGGCATTATCATAGCTTCTATTGTTAATATCTTTCTTGCCAGTTCAACCATTTTTTGGATAGTAAATTATGTGGGAGTGATTGTTTTTGTAGGACTTACCGCATATGACACCCAGAAAATAAAAGAAATGGCACTTTCCCAGCCTGCTGATCTTGATAATTCAGCAATTAGAAAAGGTGCAATTTTAGGTGCTTTAACCCTTTACCTTGACTTTATAAACCTTTTTATAATGATGCTAAGAATTATGGGCGATAGAGAATAA
- the xseA gene encoding exodeoxyribonuclease VII large subunit yields MESIAQGKKIYTVSEITGEIHSVLEIKFSFIWITGEISNFSKPSSGHIYFSLKDKKSLINAVMFKGQQKNLKFQPKNGTQITGFGRISVYPPRGSYQIIFEYLEEKGQGSIQMNFEGIKNKLLNEGLFDKVHKKKLPDLPSKIALITSPAGAALRDMLKTIKKRFRNIEILLCPVLVQGEKAHLEIIEAINDLNILNESDLIIIARGGGSFEDLNAFNSEALARTVFDSKIPIITGVGHETDFTIIDFVSDLRAPTPTAAAEYAIPSKEDILTNLNIYNKRLLNTFSKFIQIKESELKNCKQRLKDPKKEIEEKRIYIDEKLLLLEKRTKRYINGKKEYLNILNKTIQFRRIENLISSKKERYLNSRLNLIKNFEKIVYKNKFEFDKLFSLLFELNPFEILKRGYSITRNPLNKKVIRSVQTDVKKDDEIEVVLKDGTMICIVKNIK; encoded by the coding sequence TTGGAATCAATTGCCCAGGGGAAAAAAATTTATACTGTTTCTGAAATTACCGGCGAAATTCATTCGGTTCTAGAAATAAAGTTTTCCTTTATCTGGATCACAGGTGAAATCTCTAATTTTTCAAAACCTTCTTCAGGTCATATTTATTTTTCTCTTAAAGATAAAAAATCACTTATAAATGCTGTAATGTTCAAGGGACAACAAAAAAACTTAAAATTTCAGCCTAAAAATGGAACTCAAATCACAGGATTTGGAAGAATTTCTGTTTATCCTCCAAGGGGATCATATCAGATAATTTTTGAATACCTTGAAGAAAAAGGTCAAGGATCCATTCAAATGAATTTTGAAGGAATCAAAAATAAGCTTTTAAATGAAGGCCTTTTTGATAAAGTTCACAAAAAAAAACTCCCGGATCTTCCTTCTAAGATTGCCCTTATAACTTCACCTGCAGGTGCAGCTTTAAGGGATATGCTCAAAACTATTAAAAAACGATTTAGAAATATTGAAATTTTGCTTTGCCCTGTTTTAGTTCAGGGTGAAAAAGCTCACCTGGAAATAATAGAAGCTATAAATGACCTAAATATTCTTAATGAATCTGACCTCATTATAATAGCAAGGGGCGGAGGTTCCTTTGAAGATTTAAATGCATTTAATTCAGAAGCTCTTGCAAGAACAGTGTTTGATTCAAAAATTCCAATAATAACAGGTGTTGGTCATGAAACTGACTTTACAATAATTGATTTTGTTTCTGATTTAAGGGCCCCTACTCCAACTGCTGCTGCTGAATATGCAATTCCTTCAAAAGAAGATATTTTAACTAACCTAAATATCTATAATAAAAGACTTTTAAATACATTTTCAAAGTTTATTCAAATAAAAGAATCTGAACTTAAAAACTGTAAACAAAGACTAAAAGATCCAAAAAAAGAAATTGAAGAAAAAAGAATTTATATTGATGAAAAACTTCTTTTGCTGGAAAAAAGGACTAAAAGATATATTAATGGTAAAAAAGAATATTTAAATATTTTAAACAAAACCATTCAATTTAGAAGAATTGAAAATCTTATAAGCTCAAAAAAAGAAAGATATTTAAACTCAAGATTAAATTTAATTAAAAACTTTGAAAAAATAGTTTATAAAAATAAGTTTGAATTTGATAAACTGTTTTCATTACTTTTTGAACTTAATCCCTTTGAAATTTTAAAAAGAGGATATTCAATCACAAGAAACCCTCTTAATAAAAAGGTTATAAGGTCTGTTCAAACCGATGTTAAAAAAGATGATGAAATTGAAGTTGTTTTAAAAGACGGAACAATGATATGCATTGTAAAAAACATTAAATAA
- a CDS encoding exodeoxyribonuclease VII small subunit: protein MAKKTFEESLLKLDEIVNSLENEELNLEDAVKKFEEGIKLSKFCEEKLDEAEEKIMILKKDMEGNLTKEPADPAFFTEAEINDD from the coding sequence ATGGCAAAAAAAACTTTTGAAGAATCACTCTTAAAACTTGACGAAATTGTTAACTCCCTTGAAAATGAAGAATTAAACCTTGAGGATGCTGTAAAAAAGTTTGAAGAAGGAATCAAACTTTCAAAATTTTGTGAAGAAAAGCTTGATGAAGCTGAAGAAAAAATAATGATTTTAAAAAAAGACATGGAAGGTAATTTAACAAAAGAACCTGCAGATCCAGCTTTTTTTACAGAAGCGGAAATAAATGATGATTGA
- a CDS encoding polyprenyl synthetase family protein — protein sequence MMIENFDFKNFLDIQKEIVEKRLKELLDPKNSSTLLFNAMEYSLMAGGKRLRPILCLTASNLCGDKNLKALDCASAIEMIHTYSLIHDDLPSMDDDDLRRGIPTSHKKFNEASAILAGDGLLNMAFEVLSNQKLEPEIIVKTIQIISKASGSYGMISGQMKDIEAEKKTVSLEKLQNIHMEKTGALIRASLVSGGIIGGSEEKGLKELDEYGKCIGLAFQVTDDILNATGDPLVMGKSTGTDLEKNKATYPLLMGLENSKKYAAELIEKSLEHLSFFRVEPNPLKNLAWYILNRKK from the coding sequence ATGATGATTGAAAATTTTGATTTTAAAAATTTTCTAGACATACAAAAGGAAATTGTTGAAAAAAGGCTTAAAGAGCTTTTAGACCCAAAAAACAGCTCTACTCTTCTTTTTAATGCCATGGAATATTCTCTTATGGCAGGCGGTAAAAGGCTTCGCCCTATTTTATGCCTTACAGCATCCAATCTTTGCGGTGATAAAAACCTTAAAGCACTTGACTGTGCCTCTGCCATTGAAATGATTCACACTTACTCACTTATCCATGATGATCTTCCTTCTATGGATGACGATGATTTGAGAAGAGGAATTCCTACTTCACATAAAAAATTCAATGAAGCTTCAGCCATTCTTGCCGGAGACGGACTTTTAAACATGGCTTTTGAAGTTTTATCCAATCAAAAACTTGAACCTGAAATTATTGTAAAAACAATTCAGATAATTTCCAAAGCTTCAGGCAGCTATGGAATGATTTCAGGACAAATGAAAGATATAGAAGCAGAAAAAAAGACTGTTTCCCTTGAAAAACTTCAAAATATTCACATGGAAAAAACCGGTGCTTTAATCAGAGCTTCACTTGTTTCCGGGGGAATAATCGGAGGGTCTGAGGAAAAAGGGCTTAAAGAGCTTGATGAATATGGAAAGTGTATTGGACTTGCATTTCAGGTAACTGACGATATTTTAAATGCAACAGGCGATCCTTTAGTCATGGGTAAGTCTACAGGGACAGATTTAGAAAAAAATAAAGCAACCTACCCTCTTTTAATGGGTTTGGAAAATTCAAAAAAATATGCTGCTGAATTAATAGAAAAATCACTGGAACATTTAAGTTTTTTCAGGGTTGAACCAAACCCCCTTAAAAATCTTGCGTGGTATATTTTAAACAGAAAAAAATAG